TAGAATATATATGAAGAATGATAAAGCAGAATGAGGAAAAGGGGAAGACAGAGGATACCTTCCAAGCAGTAGTAAGTTTTTTACCAACAGCAGTAAATTGATCTTTATTATAGCAGGACATTTCAAAGTCCAGTATCTCTGTCAAACACTTTTTGCAAGCATAAGCTTGGTCCACAATTTGCTGTAATATCTCTCTTTCTTCAATCCTGTAACAGTACCAAATGCAACAAAACATTTGTATTCAGAACTTTTAAATCCCTAAACACAATCAAAATGATTGATAAAAAGAATTATTGCAGAAAAATAACATTCATATTCTGCAGAATGTATAGACAGACAAGAGCTTCAAGTTTTTCAAAACACTCAAACATAAATAGCAACTAGCAATTAGTTTCAGgtgaaaatgaaacaaaaagaaattcactACATGCCAGCTCTTTTTTTCCGCCAAAACCCTAAATAGGAACACAGTAACTCGATTGAACATGGAACGACGACTCCTTGCAActcttttgttcaatttaatattcttaCAACATCTCAATAAGTGTTTCAagcatttttttttaacaataaacaTGAAACCCAATAACATAATTGATAATTCCAGAACTTTTGAAGTGATGAAAAGGCAATAGtatattaaaacatattgaAAATTAATCACATAGTAAATTGGACACCCCAAAATAGCATTTAAATTTTTGCTTGTATACCTTACACAAAACTTTTCATCAACAAAGAGAAGATCAGAGAGAAGCTTCAAGTCTGAATACTTGCCATTATGCCTCTGTGACAAGCAACAGATCCTGTTAACAGACATACAAGCTTCTACAAAAAGACAATCTGGACAAATATAAATGCATACCAAGAAGCCACATCTATTGGGAGGTATTAATCTACCCACAAGAAGCTGACAATATGAGCATGTATATGCTTCTTCTGCATTATTTCTTCTATATTCTAGGCACTGCAAATGGTAGCTGTTCATAGGAAAGACACCAATATGATGAGAAGAACAGACCACATCAACTATAAAGCATGCACAATAAGGCAAGAACTCAAACTTGATCAAATAAAAGTGAGAAACAGATGAAGTGAGAACAATCTGTAACACCAAACAGAGACCTTACCAGTCCTTGCATGTTGAACATGTTAAAAAATCCCAATCCTCAGAACCACTCATACAGCACATGTAGAGACATACTCCTCCACAACTCTCTGACTTTTCGTATATATACAGAGATCTATCTAGGGACTCTTTGATCTGGAGAACATTAGAAAGATTCTTAGGgttaactaataataaattattccaAAGTTACAAATACAATAAGGATTATCTAACTGAACCTTCTGCAAGGCACAGAGCAGGGAGCTCTCATCTCCAGCAAAGGTCTTTACAGCATCCATGCAGCGCTGCTTCCACTTCTCAACCTTTTCAACTTCAGACACGACAATATCTACCTCTGGACATGTAAAGAAAGAAGCTTTTCCATACTCCTGCATGTGAAGCTCATAGGGAATCAAATCATGAACTTTAAGCTTAAACAATATAAATTACATATCAACACAGAGaacattcaaatttttcaaatacTTATCAAGTAAAGTAAGGTTTTACTAAAAGGATTGGGAAACAAAAGATAAGAGAGCAGACAATTTCATTGTAAAATACAATTCCTTTCATAATCATAGCAAGAAAAGTCTAACAGATAGACCtgctattttaatttattgggGGGGGGAAATGCAGGCAGTAACTTATGCCACAATATACTAAATGAAgcaaatattaacaaaatactCCAGGAAAACTGTAAAGAGTAATTTGTAATATCAAAAGTTCATGCCTAAACTTTTGCCCAGAACCATCCATGGCATACCTCAAGCTGCATTAATTGAGACCACGATCGCTCCCCCATCTCTAAACTAAGAAACTGATGCACCTGCTCCTGCCACAACCTAAATTTACAGTTAAGCACATGATCaacaatcaaaataaattgcatCTCTGGTATCAAGATGAAAGCTATACAAGAGCTGACAGCAATAAGTATCATGCACATACACATGCATGCAACCAGATTATCACCATTTACCACCTTCAAACCAAAAGCTTAGTGGACCAAAAGCTCAGTGGGGAAACAAGAACTTGATcagaaaaataagaataacGATAGCTCTATAAAATGGTGTACCTTTGTCTCATTTGTTGAGTTAAAACTGGCTAACTCCTTAACCTTTTGTGTTGCATTTAGTATTTGATTActgttttgtttaaattaagtttGATATTTACTTTGTAATagaacattaattttttaaaggttttataCATTAATATCAATTAAGAATTTATTGGAGCAAGAAATGGATGAACCGGACATTAAACAGGTGAAAAGGAAGTCAAAACAGGAAACTAGCTTTAAAAACTGTTGCTGCAGCACAGAATTACAGCAAACTCAGAAATGCAGCCTCGGCTGATTGAACTACCTTGCAGACTCATATATGTTATATCccatatatgtttaaaataaactGAGGGATGTCACAGGTTTGAGCTAAATTTAGAAACAAGTTTAAAATAAGGACCCATATATGTTATATCCCAAAATACTGAATCATTCATCATAGCATTGGGTAGTTATACTACTAGAGTagaagttgaaaaaaaaaagctatggATAAACCAATTCCAAAAGAAAGATGTGTCAGTCAAATAGAAAGTTGTTAAACATTCAATAGACTGACCTATGTTTGCAGGTAGCCTCTGTAAGTTGTGCAACCATCATTGGGAAGGCAACACTAATATCCTGCATCGGagacaaaaataaattctaaatggaagggggttttttttttttgatagaATAAacgaggtttttttttttttttgatagaATAAACGAAGTTCTAATAACATTATAAGTGAAATAACCATCCCAAATCCAGAAGGTGCATGTGGAAGCTTTAAATTCCTACAAGCACAGAAAGGAAcaaggataaaaaaaaatacctgATATGCAGCAAGCATTTCTTCAGCATCAGTCAATTTGCATGCATTACACTTCACAGGTGCGGAAATCACCTCTGAAACCTTCTTAAGCCATTTCGCTCCAAAAATTAAGGAGCTCAACAAATTACATGAAGAATGCATAATAGAAAGCTGCTCCGAGATATTCATCAAACTCTCAACATCCTGTGAAACAGAAATAACGCCCATCATAGATTTGATAAGAATTAAGCGCTCCAGAATATTTGTAAgcaagaaaaaattaaagaagatgcatcatttttctttctttcggTTGGGGGCCAGGGGGATAGAAGAGAAAACACAAAAATCagaacaaagcaaacaaggtctagtttaaattattcaattttctaAGCAACTAGACCATGCAAAGCAAAGCATCAAAAAAGTGAAACAAAATACTTAGAATTGTTACCTCATAAGAAGGCATCAAATAGCAGAAAGAAAGAACTTTATTGCACCAATGCAGCGTTGAACAAGCATTTTGAAGCTTTGGAATCTCAGGAAAATCCAGTCCAAAAGATAAACCAGCTTTTGAGACAGATTCTATCAAGTTAACAATAtgttcaattttcaaaataagatcATTGCTCCTGCCATCACCAATGTCAGTCACACTATACAGGCACTCCACATCTTGCAGTAGGGAATAGGCATCATGCTGCCATCTCTTGCTATTTTCCAAAATTGTTTCAAGCACATTTTGTTGCTTAAAAGTTATCTTCAGAAATCTTGACTCAGAAACCAACTcctgaaaaatataaaacaaacttCTCAAATTTGTTTCAATGACTTCAGCAGACATAGCAAATGAAGGAGCAATATGAACCTTCAGATCATCAAGTTTCAGCAAAGAACGAGATGTAGATGAGCCAGACAAATCAGGTTCTAAAAATGGCTTGCTATTATTTAACCATGAGTTTGCCACCAATATTGCGGCTTTGACATCACCTAAAGAAGGCATTATAGCAACTATGTCCTCCGACatcctaaaaagatcaaattcAGTATCATCATACACAACAACAGAACAAAATATAGAACTCAGTGAGGTGAAAGATGATAGCAACTGGTCGTCAAACCTTATAAGATCCTCAAATTCAGACATCTGAGCCTTGCAAGCAAGTATATCCTTAGCTCTTTCTTCCCACTGCAGAGCACCAGCAAGTTCTCTAGacaaactaataaataaatcctCTCTCTCAATTTGCAAACTGAAACAGGAAACTCAGAATGAGACTTTTAGGAGTAACAAGAAATGTAACAAAGACAACACTCAGTAACATGAGTTGTGAGACAAATGGAGAGAAAGCATTACATAACAGCATCTGCCAACAGTTGCTGAAGAAAGTCCAAAGCCATTTTTGAATTGCGTgcctaaataaataataatatacggTGTAAATATTagtgaattatataaatgtaaTATATGCATGCATTCTGAAAAACTAACATGTAATAGCTGAAAGAAAAAGGACATCATTACCTTTATTGCCTTTTCCCTGCAACAAGCCTTCTTCAACTCAATCTTCACAAGTGACAACTCATCAACTGTtccgaggaaaagaaaaatcaataacaaaaaatatgtccaaaaaatcaccaaataacatttatatatagcTGTTGGAAGAACCTTGAATCTTCAGTGATTCTCCATCTACTAAAATACgatttaattcattaataacACTTTGTTGATCCTCTCTCTGATGGATATTTATCATAATATCATTTAACTTTGTGATCCACAAAGAAGCATCAATCTGGTATTGCTTCAGAAGTGCCAACTCTGGTATGTTAACACTGAAACTTGCCATTTCTTGAAGAAGCACTTCCACATCCTGCACAATTAAGAGTTCAAAGTACAAGTTCTTAAATATTCAAGCAGATGCATAAGTGGACAAATGAGAGTAAAGTGACTACCTTTAGAGTAACAGAACCACTCAATAAAGATCTACACCGGGCTTGACATGATTCAGCCTGGCTTACAAGATCAAAAATCATTTCTTTTTCCTGAACTTGGACCTGAAGCTCCAATATCTATCAAAATAATGATGgaatatcaaatatataataaaaagaaaacatcaaCCATATTCTCAGGTCTCTTTTCTTCAAAGAAGAGAGCTATTTTACAAGGTAAAGAAATTCAATCACCTCTGTTTTTAACTTGTAAAGAATGTCAACCTCAACTGCTGCTGGCTGTTCATTGGAGATGGCTTTTCTTGCATTGTCTATCCATACCTAGAGGACATCAATGATGAAAGCGAATCAGGCATGACAATAGACATTCAtaaacaacaaatatatattgtgAATCTTAAAAAGATATACCTTCACCAAAGAGATTTTTTGTGATAACTTCAGAATTTGTTCTACATGTATTGATGAGCTGCAAGCCCTTGAATACAACAACTCCAACTCATCAAGCTGCAAGACCCGAAATAATTGATGAGAGAGAATCCAGTCCAAGCAATAAGCTCTCcagataataaaaaatgttaactTTAAGTGATTGATATAAGAAGTAGAGGCATCTCAAGAGATACCTTAGAGAATGTTGATAAAGCAGCATCAATATCATGAACCAACAAATTGGCCTCTTCGGCGCAATGCTGCACAAAAACAGTTGTAAGAGTTCTCAGACAGAGACAAAAGAAGAGATTCAGCAATGCTACACTGTTGTACCTTCAACTTATGATATCCGGGCTCATTACAGGGCACAGGATCAACACTAAGCAATTTCTTAACCCGTTTATGTGCCACTTTCTCAAAATCACCTCCAGCAgaccaattttcaattttagaaaGACAGTCTCTTATTCCTTGCACCCATTTCCGAGCTGCAGTCAGATTCTTCACCACATCGCGTACCTATAGTACATGAAAAATAGTTACATCAGTTACAATCATAATACTATGCAGAAGGATAAGCACTACAAGAATGAAACAAATTAGGCTTGAAGCTTACGGAATCCATCTCGGCACCAGCCCAGAGAAACTGTTCAGCTTCCTTCAACAGAGTAGCATATGCATCACCTGAAAAAGGACCCTGAAAAATCTTACACGCCTGTGAAAGCCATTGCTCTGCAAGTTGAGCATGAGTAACATGGGCACCTTTCACCTACAtgcatttaattattcaattagtTCAGTTATCTATCTTCAAAAAGATATACATCCCATCATAAATAGAAAATCACTAGATTGCAAAGTGTTGACATCCAGAGATCATTCGCTTGTTAGTGAAATACACTAAAGAAGAACAATTTCAGTAAGAATTTGTGTCTCTATATAGAAGATTTCAGGGCAAACTGCATCAGAAAGAAATCACCCAATGGGCAATACATCTAAAACTTCAACCACCAGAAAAAGTGAGGAGTATCATTAGATAGGACATTATAGTATTAGAGGGAATAGAGTAAAATATGGCAGAAGGCCTTACTAATGAGTTTTCACAAATCAGAAGGCTAGGTAGATCCATTTCTGAACCAGTTTGAAGAGCCTTCACTCAGGTCATAGTATTAGTGGTAACTCAGGAACATGAGCCATAGGAATCACAAaaaaaccacaagctaaattcACTGATCAAACCAGAGTATGTCAAGAAGCAatacacaagaaacaagaaactAATATTCAGCAATAGCACTCTTTGACTATTATTGACTATTAATTTCCCCTCAACCACCATAAATCAAATCAATACAgctatcaaaattattaaattaaagctaCTCCACATTCATGTTACTTTATAACTGAATGAAAGGGTGAAAAAGCATGGTCCAAACAAAACCTcatcaaaagctaaaaaataaGAGTAAGAGATATTTTTGACAAATATCCAAAGGAAATTCATTAAACCTTCTTTTTTAAAGAATTCAATTCACTGGAAGATGAGATATTCCCAAGTAAACTATCACTTGGTGGCATCTCCTCCGACTCATGCTTGTCCACTATAAGCACCAAATCAGCCAATACTGCCAGAGTATGACGATATAGAAGACGATGTTTACTGGATTTGCACTCGCAGAGGTGCTCCCAATGCTgcatgataaaaaataataataataaaagaaaaagaaaagggtagTCAGCAAAATCAGAATAAAAGGAATTAGCCTCAAAACAACCTTCATCAGCAAAATCAAATTCATTTCAAGAAGTAGCCTCAAAAGGAAGCAGTAACACTGGATGGCTAGAACACCAACAGAatactttgtattattaaaaattcataatatagaaaatacacGGCATTTATATCCATAACGTTCCCAGTAATCAGGCATCAGGTAAACAGCCTCAATAAATAAGGGCAAATATAATTGGGAAAAAAACCTATGCACCCCAATTTCTCTTTCAAAAGTACATAGATAGTGAATTTCAGAAGGAGGAAAAGCAACAACATTTCTTTTTTGCCAAAAgcaataacaatttaaaaaatcaattttcaagaatttcaaTGTAAAGGGGATGCAAATGAACTAAGATCAGAACTTATCACTAAGCTTAAATTACCTCCAGGCAGACAAAAGCAGATGGCCTGCAGCGGCAAACAACAGCAGAAAGATACAAATACTGCTTGCATATAATGCATGTTGGATCCTACAAAAGCCACCAGGAAGTATTGTCATGATCAAGCATTATCTTGTTATGAATGCTACGAAAATAAATAAGTCAAGCCAGAATTTTTCTCCATCCACAAATATTACCTCTTCTGTGCCCACAAATTCAGGAGATCTCCGAGGAGACATGGGAGATGATCTTGTTATGCCACTTAGCCAAAGCCTCTCCCTAAATGTCCTTTCTTTCTTATACATTCTGAGCAATTCTTTTCTCAAATAAGTTGATGCATTTTTATCCCAATCACTCTGCTAAACAAACGCAATAGAAATTAGGAACCATTTTAGCCCTGACATCTACATTCAA
The Gossypium raimondii isolate GPD5lz chromosome 8, ASM2569854v1, whole genome shotgun sequence DNA segment above includes these coding regions:
- the LOC105792217 gene encoding lysine-specific demethylase JMJ17 isoform X2, encoding MGKGRPRAVETGQNLTVSSTGSLNIQSGPVYYPSEEEFRDPLGYIYKIRPEAEPYGICKIVPPKTWNPPFSLNLDSFTFPTKTQAIHQLQARPASCDSKTFELEYNRFLEGHCGKKLKKRVIFEGEELDLCKLFNAVRRYGGYDKVVKGKKWGEVFRFVRSGKKISECAKHVLCQLYREHLYDYEGYYNRLNRERAKSYKRGINEDAKNEKKAKIYSSKRRRKNSDHRNVKVCKVEEEDHDQICEQCRSGLHGEVMLLCDRCNKGWHIYCLSPPLKQVPPGNWYCFECLNSDKDSFGFIPGKQFTLEAFRRLADRANKKWFGSGCASRVQIEKKFWEIVEGLAGDVEVMYGSDLDTSVHGSGFPRVNDQRPESVEPKAWDEYCKSPWNLNNLPKLKGSMLRAVHHNITGVMVPWLYIGMLFSAFCWHFEDHCFYSMNYLHWGEPKCWYSVPGSEASAFEKVMRDCLPDLFDAQPDLLFQLVTMLNPSVLRENGVPVYSVLQEPGNFVITFPRSYHGGFNLGLNCAEAVNFAPADWLPHGGSGAELYQLYRKAPVLSHEELLCVVAKSDWDKNASTYLRKELLRMYKKERTFRERLWLSGITRSSPMSPRRSPEFVGTEEDPTCIICKQYLYLSAVVCRCRPSAFVCLEHWEHLCECKSSKHRLLYRHTLAVLADLVLIVDKHESEEMPPSDSLLGNISSSSELNSLKKKVKGAHVTHAQLAEQWLSQACKIFQGPFSGDAYATLLKEAEQFLWAGAEMDSVRDVVKNLTAARKWVQGIRDCLSKIENWSAGGDFEKVAHKRVKKLLSVDPVPCNEPGYHKLKHCAEEANLLVHDIDAALSTFSKLDELELLYSRACSSSIHVEQILKLSQKISLVKVWIDNARKAISNEQPAAVEVDILYKLKTEILELQVQVQEKEMIFDLVSQAESCQARCRSLLSGSVTLKDVEVLLQEMASFSVNIPELALLKQYQIDASLWITKLNDIMINIHQREDQQSVINELNRILVDGESLKIQVDELSLVKIELKKACCREKAIKARNSKMALDFLQQLLADAVILQIEREDLFISLSRELAGALQWEERAKDILACKAQMSEFEDLIRMSEDIVAIMPSLGDVKAAILVANSWLNNSKPFLEPDLSGSSTSRSLLKLDDLKELVSESRFLKITFKQQNVLETILENSKRWQHDAYSLLQDVECLYSVTDIGDGRSNDLILKIEHIVNLIESVSKAGLSFGLDFPEIPKLQNACSTLHWCNKVLSFCYLMPSYEDVESLMNISEQLSIMHSSCNLLSSLIFGAKWLKKVSEVISAPVKCNACKLTDAEEMLAAYQDISVAFPMMVAQLTEATCKHRLWQEQVHQFLSLEMGERSWSQLMQLEEYGKASFFTCPEVDIVVSEVEKVEKWKQRCMDAVKTFAGDESSLLCALQKIKESLDRSLYIYEKSESCGGVCLYMCCMSGSEDWDFLTCSTCKDCYHLQCLEYRRNNAEEAYTCSYCQLLVGRLIPPNRCGFLRHNGKYSDLKLLSDLLFVDEKFCVRIEEREILQQIVDQAYACKKCLTEILDFEMSCYNKDQFTAVGKKLTTAWKAFGVAGVYDHQSYCDLERALARFSWRFQVARLLDALEKDLEKPSVQQIFQHLKEGDAMNISPEDHLILKLSELKDIGLQWVDRAKKVAADCGALGLDGVFELITEGERLPVCLKKELELLRARSRLHCICRKPYDERSMIVCGRCDEWYHIRCVNLVFPPKVYICAACMPGTQHLVSSFDSLMDHERCTVEPKTPSPRHKKPRTGPKKSESSATQKMLIGDENGSGIGHLRWRNRKPFRRAAKKRAELDSLTSFFHRPQPIIT
- the LOC105792217 gene encoding lysine-specific demethylase JMJ17 isoform X1, producing the protein MGKGRPRAVETGQNLTVSSTGSLNIQSGPVYYPSEEEFRDPLGYIYKIRPEAEPYGICKIVPPKTWNPPFSLNLDSFTFPTKTQAIHQLQARPASCDSKTFELEYNRFLEGHCGKKLKKRVIFEGEELDLCKLFNAVRRYGGYDKVVKGKKWGEVFRFVRSGKKISECAKHVLCQLYREHLYDYEGYYNRLNRERAKSYKRGINEDAKNEKKAKIYSSKRRRKNSDHRNVKVCKVEEEDHDQICEQCRSGLHGEVMLLCDRCNKGWHIYCLSPPLKQVPPGNWYCFECLNSDKDSFGFIPGKQFTLEAFRRLADRANKKWFGSGCASRVQIEKKFWEIVEGLAGDVEVMYGSDLDTSVHGSGFPRVNDQRPESVEPKAWDEYCKSPWNLNNLPKLKGSMLRAVHHNITGVMVPWLYIGMLFSAFCWHFEDHCFYSMNYLHWGEPKCWYSVPGSEASAFEKVMRDCLPDLFDAQPDLLFQLVTMLNPSVLRENGVPVYSVLQEPGNFVITFPRSYHGGFNLGLNCAEAVNFAPADWLPHGGSGAELYQLYRKAPVLSHEELLCVVAKQSDWDKNASTYLRKELLRMYKKERTFRERLWLSGITRSSPMSPRRSPEFVGTEEDPTCIICKQYLYLSAVVCRCRPSAFVCLEHWEHLCECKSSKHRLLYRHTLAVLADLVLIVDKHESEEMPPSDSLLGNISSSSELNSLKKKVKGAHVTHAQLAEQWLSQACKIFQGPFSGDAYATLLKEAEQFLWAGAEMDSVRDVVKNLTAARKWVQGIRDCLSKIENWSAGGDFEKVAHKRVKKLLSVDPVPCNEPGYHKLKHCAEEANLLVHDIDAALSTFSKLDELELLYSRACSSSIHVEQILKLSQKISLVKVWIDNARKAISNEQPAAVEVDILYKLKTEILELQVQVQEKEMIFDLVSQAESCQARCRSLLSGSVTLKDVEVLLQEMASFSVNIPELALLKQYQIDASLWITKLNDIMINIHQREDQQSVINELNRILVDGESLKIQVDELSLVKIELKKACCREKAIKARNSKMALDFLQQLLADAVILQIEREDLFISLSRELAGALQWEERAKDILACKAQMSEFEDLIRMSEDIVAIMPSLGDVKAAILVANSWLNNSKPFLEPDLSGSSTSRSLLKLDDLKELVSESRFLKITFKQQNVLETILENSKRWQHDAYSLLQDVECLYSVTDIGDGRSNDLILKIEHIVNLIESVSKAGLSFGLDFPEIPKLQNACSTLHWCNKVLSFCYLMPSYEDVESLMNISEQLSIMHSSCNLLSSLIFGAKWLKKVSEVISAPVKCNACKLTDAEEMLAAYQDISVAFPMMVAQLTEATCKHRLWQEQVHQFLSLEMGERSWSQLMQLEEYGKASFFTCPEVDIVVSEVEKVEKWKQRCMDAVKTFAGDESSLLCALQKIKESLDRSLYIYEKSESCGGVCLYMCCMSGSEDWDFLTCSTCKDCYHLQCLEYRRNNAEEAYTCSYCQLLVGRLIPPNRCGFLRHNGKYSDLKLLSDLLFVDEKFCVRIEEREILQQIVDQAYACKKCLTEILDFEMSCYNKDQFTAVGKKLTTAWKAFGVAGVYDHQSYCDLERALARFSWRFQVARLLDALEKDLEKPSVQQIFQHLKEGDAMNISPEDHLILKLSELKDIGLQWVDRAKKVAADCGALGLDGVFELITEGERLPVCLKKELELLRARSRLHCICRKPYDERSMIVCGRCDEWYHIRCVNLVFPPKVYICAACMPGTQHLVSSFDSLMDHERCTVEPKTPSPRHKKPRTGPKKSESSATQKMLIGDENGSGIGHLRWRNRKPFRRAAKKRAELDSLTSFFHRPQPIIT